A stretch of the Vulcanisaeta souniana JCM 11219 genome encodes the following:
- a CDS encoding M24 family metallopeptidase, protein MIPRITEGELRHRINALREYMDRNELDAVYITNLPNIFYLTNLYILSTERPFILIVPRDGEITLISPLLEKDRLEFMERVMNSHVVGRRYFYFDFPGDPHVILLIRDWVMELARDYGIKSIGMDNPAGAPSYWGYYGPTLSELLQKTGIEVKPFRDVIENMRLTKNEEEINLIRISGEWAAKAIDIAMNYIRPGKYDWEVAFEASLEASRRLKEYFGDDYMTIKYPEPLDVGFRGQVGEYSAYPHIISIHRRISEGDVLGIGSGPDIGGYSAELERTLFVKYARDSHRDLYEKMMRIREAALMLIRPYGDIKEVDKAVREKAKELGVYEYLRHHVGHGLGIEGHERPFIDIGYEGKFLPGMVFSVEPGIYVPGLGGFRHSDTVLVRKDGIEFLTKYPVEINELIIK, encoded by the coding sequence GTTGAGGCACCGTATTAACGCCCTCAGGGAGTACATGGATAGAAATGAGTTGGATGCTGTGTACATTACTAACCTGCCCAACATATTCTACCTAACGAACCTCTATATATTGTCGACTGAGAGACCCTTCATACTCATAGTACCCAGGGACGGCGAGATCACCCTAATATCACCGCTCCTTGAGAAGGACCGCCTTGAATTCATGGAAAGGGTAATGAACAGCCACGTTGTAGGTAGGAGGTACTTCTACTTTGACTTCCCCGGTGATCCACACGTCATCCTACTAATTAGGGATTGGGTAATGGAGCTGGCCCGTGATTACGGGATCAAGAGCATTGGGATGGATAACCCAGCAGGGGCTCCCTCATACTGGGGATACTACGGACCAACTCTCTCGGAATTACTTCAGAAAACTGGGATTGAGGTTAAGCCTTTCAGGGATGTCATTGAGAACATGAGATTAACAAAGAACGAGGAGGAAATCAACCTAATCAGGATCAGTGGTGAGTGGGCTGCGAAGGCCATCGACATTGCCATGAATTACATAAGGCCGGGTAAGTACGACTGGGAGGTAGCCTTCGAGGCGAGCCTGGAGGCGAGTAGGAGGTTGAAGGAGTACTTTGGTGATGATTACATGACCATTAAGTACCCGGAGCCCTTGGACGTTGGATTCAGGGGGCAGGTTGGGGAATACTCGGCATATCCACACATAATCTCGATCCATAGGAGGATCAGTGAGGGTGACGTGCTTGGGATAGGCTCTGGTCCAGACATAGGTGGTTACTCTGCGGAGCTTGAGAGGACGCTATTTGTGAAATACGCCAGGGACTCGCATAGGGATCTTTATGAGAAGATGATGAGGATTAGGGAGGCCGCCCTAATGTTGATTAGGCCCTATGGCGATATCAAGGAGGTTGATAAGGCAGTTAGGGAGAAGGCTAAGGAGTTAGGTGTTTATGAGTACCTTAGGCACCATGTTGGCCATGGACTGGGTATTGAGGGTCACGAGAGGCCATTCATTGACATTGGTTATGAGGGTAAGTTCCTACCTGGCATGGTGTTCTCAGTGGAGCCGGGAATATATGTGCCGGGTCTCGGTGGATTCAGGCACTCAGACACAGTACTGGTTAGGAAGGATGGCATTGAGTTCCTCACAAAATACCCGGTTGAGATTAATGAATTAATAATTAAATAA